One segment of Castanea sativa cultivar Marrone di Chiusa Pesio chromosome 3, ASM4071231v1 DNA contains the following:
- the LOC142627261 gene encoding uncharacterized protein LOC142627261, with protein MARRRAKKTFKKVESSTVNDENDVVENEAQFDKEVERQSGAIRAIRDVEIEHLLTELHLLRSYFSKEQLQTPTMQFFKENFPNLSVVRTEGNKQFEVQWNDKERKVSMNHADERDIHSSLLRQLSMVYPDCPATVASLGGFEFSSKAVKTSYLGAGNLQINDFVLEEPSETQILGMQDGLQTPGVSSQRLSVGMTPKTLRLPKPGEMLLSVHGSPLGVYKEDNMEAINESEED; from the exons ATGGCAAGGCGAAGAGCCAAGAAAACGTTTAAGAAAGTGGAGTCGTCAACTGTGAATGATGAAAACGACGTCGTTGAAAATGAGGCCCAATTTGACAAAGAAG TTGAGCGACAGAGTGGTGCTATTAGGGCTATTCGTGATGTGGAGATTGAGCATTTACTGACTGAATTGCATTTGCTCCGCTCATATTTCAGCAAGGAACAACTACAAACCCCCACAAtgcaatttttcaaagaaaattttccaaaccTTTCAGTTGTAAGAACTGAAGGAAACAAACAATTTGAAGTTCAATGGAATGATAAGGAACGTAAGGTATCCATGAACCATGCTGATGAAAGAGACATACATTCTTCTCTTCTGCGCCAGTTGTCCATGGTTTATCCTGACTGCCCTGCTACTGTTGCATCTTTGGGTGGCTTTGAGTTTTCTAGCAAAGCAG TGAAAACAAGCTATCTAGGTGCTGGTAATCTGCAAATAAATGACTTT gttttggaGGAGCCATCAGAAACCCAGATACTTGGGATGCAAGATGGTCTTCAAACTCCTGGG GTGAGTAGCCAAAGGCTGTCTGTTGGGATGACACCCAAAACATTGAGGCTGCCTAAGCCTGGTGAGATGCTTTTATCTGTACATGGCTCACCCCTTGGAGTCTACAAAGAAGACAATATGGAAGCCATAAATG AGTCTGAAGAGGATTGA